A single Nocardioides bizhenqiangii DNA region contains:
- a CDS encoding Fur family transcriptional regulator, which yields MRVTQPRLAVAAVLERARAEEEHLTVAEVVERSREIVGRLSPQTVYDCLLAMTAAGAVRRVDLPGSPARFESRVGDGHHHHVCQRCGTVHNVACAVPAPDCLEPDVPPGTTIDNTEVVYWGVCADCARTA from the coding sequence ATGCGCGTAACCCAACCGCGGCTGGCTGTCGCGGCCGTGCTGGAGCGGGCGCGGGCCGAGGAGGAGCACCTCACCGTCGCGGAGGTGGTCGAGCGCAGCCGCGAGATCGTGGGCCGCCTCTCGCCGCAGACGGTCTACGACTGCCTTCTGGCCATGACCGCCGCAGGAGCGGTCCGCCGCGTCGACCTCCCCGGTTCGCCGGCGCGCTTCGAGTCCAGGGTCGGCGACGGTCACCACCATCACGTCTGCCAGCGGTGCGGGACGGTGCACAACGTGGCCTGCGCGGTCCCCGCACCGGACTGCCTCGAGCCCGACGTGCCACCGGGTACGACGATCGACAACACCGAGGTCGTCTACTGGGGCGTCTGCGCAGATTGCGCGAGAACCGCCTAG
- a CDS encoding alpha/beta fold hydrolase yields the protein MSRTRRRVVGSLAGALGVAAAGSAVGILRQQRSISRRAGEDVAFGSLRSEPITVVADDGVPLHVEIDEVDDSHAMDRAGRLFRRVRGGPPEVTVVFVHGFCLNLDCWHFQRAAYRNLVRTVFYDQRSHGRSGRSDREHSTVEQLGRDLRTVLDAAAPEGPVVLVGHSMGGMSIIALVEQYPELIGDRVVGVGLISTTAGGLDVSRMILPMLPARLSGPFTPFTQRAVRTLHRGHRVVDGVRRMGRGIATVATDRYAFGGDVPQGYVEFTDEMLSATPFEVIADFFPLFSGLDKFHAVEALGTVATSVICGTSDKLTSIGHSRKLHARIPGSRLLECDGAGHLVMFERHDLVSSELDQLITAATTGARSR from the coding sequence GTGAGCCGCACCCGTCGTCGCGTCGTCGGCTCCCTCGCCGGCGCCCTCGGAGTCGCCGCTGCCGGGAGTGCGGTCGGCATCCTACGGCAGCAGCGGTCGATCAGCCGGCGGGCGGGCGAGGACGTCGCGTTCGGCTCCCTCCGGTCGGAGCCGATCACCGTCGTCGCCGACGACGGCGTGCCGCTCCACGTGGAGATCGACGAGGTCGACGACAGCCACGCGATGGACCGGGCCGGCCGACTGTTCCGCAGGGTCCGGGGCGGCCCGCCCGAGGTCACCGTGGTCTTCGTGCACGGGTTCTGCCTCAACCTCGACTGCTGGCACTTCCAGCGCGCTGCCTACCGCAACCTGGTGCGCACCGTCTTCTACGACCAGCGGTCCCACGGCCGGTCCGGCCGGTCCGACCGCGAGCACTCGACGGTCGAGCAGCTCGGACGCGACCTCCGGACCGTCCTCGACGCGGCCGCGCCGGAAGGACCGGTGGTCCTCGTCGGCCACTCCATGGGCGGCATGTCGATCATCGCGCTGGTCGAGCAGTATCCCGAGCTGATCGGCGACCGCGTCGTGGGAGTCGGCCTGATCTCCACCACCGCCGGAGGGCTCGACGTGAGCCGGATGATCCTGCCGATGCTGCCCGCGCGGCTGAGCGGACCGTTCACGCCGTTCACGCAGCGCGCCGTCCGGACCCTGCACCGCGGGCACCGGGTGGTGGACGGCGTGCGACGGATGGGCCGCGGCATCGCGACCGTGGCGACCGACCGCTACGCGTTCGGGGGAGACGTGCCGCAGGGGTACGTCGAGTTCACCGACGAGATGCTGTCCGCCACGCCGTTCGAGGTCATCGCTGACTTCTTCCCGCTGTTCTCCGGCCTCGACAAGTTCCATGCCGTCGAGGCGCTCGGGACGGTTGCGACGTCGGTGATCTGCGGCACCAGCGACAAGCTCACCTCGATCGGGCACTCGCGCAAGCTCCATGCCCGGATACCCGGCTCCCGGCTGCTCGAGTGTGACGGCGCGGGTCATCTGGTGATGTTCGAGCGGCACGACCTGGTCAGCTCCGAGCTCGACCAGCTGATCACCGCGGCCACCACGGGGGCTCGGAGCCGGTGA
- the tsaB gene encoding tRNA (adenosine(37)-N6)-threonylcarbamoyltransferase complex dimerization subunit type 1 TsaB, giving the protein MLLAFDTSSPTVTVAVHDGADVVAQLVSAETMRHGEQLTPLVDRALGEVGITARDLTAIGVGVGPGPFTGLRVGLVSARTMAYALQIPVYGVCSLDVLAVEAVDTGAVSGSFVVATDARRREVYLATYDEAGHRVAGPDVQRPAEIAASVGGLPVVGEGAALYPDTFPDGRPPLRPSAGWLARCVVEERVELRDPEPLYLRRPDAEIPRAPKPVS; this is encoded by the coding sequence GTGCTGCTTGCGTTCGACACGTCGTCACCGACCGTCACCGTCGCCGTGCACGACGGCGCGGACGTGGTCGCGCAGCTGGTGTCGGCCGAGACGATGCGGCACGGCGAGCAGCTGACGCCGCTCGTCGACCGGGCCCTCGGAGAGGTCGGCATCACCGCCCGCGACCTGACCGCGATCGGGGTGGGGGTCGGTCCCGGACCCTTCACCGGTCTGCGGGTCGGTCTGGTCTCGGCCCGGACCATGGCCTACGCCCTGCAGATCCCGGTCTACGGCGTGTGCTCGCTCGACGTCCTCGCGGTCGAGGCCGTCGACACCGGAGCGGTCTCGGGCTCGTTCGTGGTCGCCACCGACGCGCGCCGGCGCGAGGTCTACCTCGCGACGTACGACGAGGCCGGTCACCGCGTCGCCGGGCCCGACGTGCAGCGCCCGGCTGAGATCGCGGCGTCTGTGGGCGGCCTGCCGGTCGTGGGCGAAGGGGCGGCGCTCTATCCCGACACGTTCCCCGACGGCCGGCCGCCGCTGCGTCCGTCCGCTGGATGGTTGGCGCGGTGCGTCGTCGAGGAGCGGGTCGAGCTGCGCGACCCCGAGCCGCTCTACCTCCGACGCCCGGACGCGGAGATCCCACGCGCACCCAAGCCGGTCTCGTGA
- a CDS encoding HNH endonuclease signature motif containing protein yields MDLGTAPLFDLTAPVVTQVVEPAVRTRSQALLASIKQRRTVIAEQEIATVREIAEWAAEHTVAEDAADVATLTERGLDTGLPLAGPGAPLISDFAVMELSALLGRSLDSGRNYVGQVLELAHRLPKTWTRLLDGQVPVWKALRIADATRLLPADAVGFVDAHLAPFAHGATWAQVDRLVEEALVRYDPNAAEERRREARDHRHVHTGLDRVGYNGTADLSGTLDAADALDLEHAIARRAKLAGQLGDTDPLEVRRAKALGEIAREDLVLDLEVADPDTGEITRTIPGRKTELTLHLSATDQTVGRFGNTRTPISVEQVKEWLNTPHTRVVVRPVVDLAGHQPVDSYEIPDRIRRQVTGRDHHCGFPYCTKPAETCDLDHITPHAGGGPTCACNLSPACRGHHRYKTSGRTSYRMLTPGTYHWTLPTGTYLVDPTGTHQLTATPPDD; encoded by the coding sequence ATGGATCTCGGGACCGCACCCCTCTTCGACCTCACCGCCCCAGTGGTGACCCAGGTCGTTGAGCCCGCGGTCCGCACCCGGTCCCAGGCGCTGCTCGCCAGCATCAAGCAGCGCCGCACGGTCATTGCCGAGCAGGAGATCGCCACCGTCCGCGAGATCGCCGAATGGGCTGCCGAGCACACGGTGGCCGAGGACGCGGCGGATGTGGCGACGTTGACGGAGCGGGGTCTGGACACCGGGCTCCCGCTCGCCGGACCCGGCGCGCCGCTGATCAGTGACTTCGCGGTGATGGAGCTCTCCGCGTTGTTGGGGCGGTCGCTGGACTCGGGGCGCAACTACGTCGGCCAGGTCCTCGAGCTCGCCCACCGCCTCCCCAAGACCTGGACCCGCCTCCTCGACGGCCAGGTCCCGGTGTGGAAAGCCCTCCGGATCGCCGACGCCACCCGCCTCCTCCCCGCCGATGCTGTCGGGTTCGTCGATGCCCACCTGGCACCGTTCGCCCACGGGGCCACCTGGGCGCAGGTCGACCGGCTGGTCGAGGAAGCCCTCGTGCGGTACGACCCGAATGCTGCGGAGGAACGGCGCCGGGAGGCCCGGGACCACCGGCACGTCCACACCGGTCTGGACCGGGTCGGCTACAACGGCACCGCCGACCTCTCCGGCACCCTGGACGCCGCCGACGCCCTCGACCTCGAACACGCCATCGCCCGCCGCGCCAAGCTCGCCGGCCAGCTCGGCGACACCGACCCCCTCGAGGTCCGCCGGGCCAAAGCACTCGGCGAGATCGCCCGGGAGGACCTGGTCCTCGACCTCGAGGTCGCCGACCCCGACACCGGAGAGATCACCCGGACCATTCCCGGGCGGAAGACCGAGCTCACCCTCCACCTCTCCGCCACCGACCAGACCGTGGGCCGGTTCGGCAACACCCGCACCCCGATCTCGGTGGAGCAGGTCAAGGAATGGCTCAACACCCCCCACACCCGCGTGGTCGTGCGGCCGGTGGTCGACCTCGCCGGCCACCAACCGGTCGACTCCTATGAGATCCCCGACCGGATCCGCCGCCAGGTCACCGGACGCGACCACCACTGCGGCTTCCCCTACTGCACCAAACCCGCCGAAACCTGCGACCTCGACCACATCACCCCCCACGCCGGCGGCGGGCCGACCTGTGCCTGCAACCTCTCACCCGCCTGCCGCGGCCACCACCGGTACAAAACCTCGGGCCGAACCAGCTACCGGATGCTCACCCCCGGCACCTACCACTGGACCCTCCCCACCGGGACCTACCTGGTCGACCCCACCGGCACCCACCAACTCACCGCCACACCACCGGACGACTAG
- the tsaE gene encoding tRNA (adenosine(37)-N6)-threonylcarbamoyltransferase complex ATPase subunit type 1 TsaE produces the protein MTTQTSSPAIELVGPEAAGVLLEVVRASFADRPTLDPPTDALSETEESIAARLAAGAGLVARVDGGAAGAVLLDAEPDGKAVHLRRFGLTPAARGRGVAEALVRAGLQAAAELGDGLAERAVVFAREELPHTVRFWRQQGFAETDRHPPYVALTRALPRRYDVPTADDMRALAGGVAGLLRAGDVLVLSGDLGAGKTTFTQGLGAALQVRGDVTSPTFVISRVHPSLVGGPDLIHVDAYRLGGAAELDDLDLDTDLDRAVTVVEWGEGLAEDLADSPLEIRILRTVGDDDATTDVDPRRVEIDPLGPRWLGVELPSSRSE, from the coding sequence GTGACCACTCAGACCAGCAGCCCGGCGATCGAGCTCGTGGGGCCGGAGGCGGCGGGCGTCCTGCTCGAGGTCGTGCGGGCGTCGTTCGCAGACCGGCCGACGCTGGACCCGCCGACCGACGCGCTCTCCGAGACCGAGGAGTCCATTGCCGCGCGGCTCGCGGCAGGCGCCGGTCTGGTGGCACGCGTCGACGGCGGGGCGGCGGGCGCCGTCCTCCTCGACGCCGAGCCCGACGGCAAGGCGGTGCACCTGCGGCGGTTCGGCCTCACTCCGGCCGCCCGCGGCCGAGGTGTCGCCGAGGCGCTGGTCCGCGCCGGGCTGCAAGCGGCGGCAGAGCTGGGCGACGGCCTGGCCGAGCGCGCCGTCGTCTTCGCGCGCGAGGAGCTGCCGCACACGGTCCGGTTCTGGCGTCAGCAGGGCTTCGCCGAGACCGACCGGCACCCGCCGTACGTCGCGCTCACCCGGGCGCTGCCGCGTCGGTACGACGTACCCACCGCCGACGACATGCGCGCGCTCGCCGGCGGCGTGGCCGGCCTGCTGCGGGCCGGCGACGTGCTGGTGCTCAGCGGCGACCTCGGTGCCGGCAAGACCACGTTCACGCAGGGGCTCGGAGCGGCGCTGCAGGTGCGGGGGGACGTCACGTCACCGACGTTCGTGATCTCGCGGGTCCACCCCTCTCTGGTCGGTGGTCCGGACCTGATCCACGTGGACGCCTACCGGCTCGGTGGTGCGGCGGAGCTCGACGACCTCGACCTCGACACCGACCTGGATCGCGCGGTCACCGTGGTCGAGTGGGGCGAGGGTCTGGCCGAGGACCTGGCCGACTCGCCGCTGGAGATCAGGATCCTGCGGACCGTGGGCGACGACGACGCCACGACCGACGTCGACCCGCGGAGGGTCGAGATCGACCCGCTCGGACCTCGCTGGTTGGGCGTCGAGCTCCCCTCGAGCCGCTCCGAGTAG
- the tsaD gene encoding tRNA (adenosine(37)-N6)-threonylcarbamoyltransferase complex transferase subunit TsaD, whose amino-acid sequence MTDEPLVLGIETSCDETGVGIVRGHTLLADAVASSVDEHARFGGVVPEVASRAHLEAMVPTIERACETAGIALYDVDAIAVTSGPGLAGALLVGVAAAKSLALSLGKPLYGVNHLAAHVAVDQLEHGPLPEPCLALLVSGGHSSLLRVTDVTGVIDPMGATIDDAAGEAFDKVARLLGLPFPGGPHIDREAASGSSVAIDFPRGLTSRRDLERHRFDFSFSGLKTSVARWVEARERSGEPVPVADVAASFQEAVCDVLVRKALDAASSEGIEDLLIGGGVAANSRLRAMADERATALGIRVRVPRPGLCTDNGAMVAALGSSIVARGRPPSSYDLPADSSLPVTSVLAG is encoded by the coding sequence GTGACCGACGAACCCCTCGTGCTCGGGATCGAGACCTCCTGCGACGAGACCGGCGTCGGCATCGTCCGCGGGCACACCCTGCTCGCCGATGCCGTGGCGAGCAGCGTCGACGAGCACGCGCGGTTCGGCGGCGTGGTGCCCGAGGTCGCCAGCCGTGCGCACCTGGAGGCGATGGTCCCGACCATCGAGCGGGCCTGCGAGACGGCGGGGATCGCGCTCTACGACGTCGACGCGATCGCGGTGACGAGCGGCCCCGGCCTGGCCGGTGCGCTGCTGGTCGGCGTGGCGGCCGCCAAGTCGCTCGCGCTCTCCCTCGGCAAGCCGCTGTACGGCGTCAACCATCTGGCCGCCCACGTCGCCGTCGACCAGCTCGAGCACGGGCCGCTGCCCGAGCCGTGCCTCGCGCTGCTGGTCTCCGGCGGTCACTCGAGCCTCCTCCGCGTCACCGACGTGACCGGCGTGATCGACCCGATGGGCGCGACCATCGACGACGCCGCGGGGGAGGCGTTCGACAAGGTCGCCCGGCTGCTCGGGCTGCCGTTCCCCGGCGGTCCGCACATCGACCGCGAGGCAGCCTCCGGGTCCTCGGTCGCCATCGACTTCCCGCGCGGGCTGACCAGCCGCCGCGACCTCGAGCGGCACCGCTTCGACTTCTCGTTCTCGGGGCTCAAGACCTCGGTGGCCCGTTGGGTCGAGGCTCGCGAGCGGTCCGGAGAGCCGGTACCGGTCGCAGACGTGGCCGCGTCCTTCCAGGAGGCCGTCTGCGACGTGCTGGTGCGCAAGGCGCTGGACGCGGCCTCCTCGGAGGGCATCGAGGACCTGCTCATCGGCGGCGGCGTCGCCGCCAACTCCCGGCTGCGCGCGATGGCCGACGAACGGGCAACCGCCCTCGGCATCCGGGTGCGGGTGCCCCGCCCCGGGCTCTGCACGGACAACGGCGCCATGGTCGCCGCGCTCGGCTCGTCGATCGTCGCGCGGGGGCGCCCGCCGTCGTCGTACGACCTGCCGGCGGACTCGAGCCTGCCGGTTACCTCGGTGCTCGCGGGCTGA
- a CDS encoding phage holin family protein → MTDQQTPGATAYAPDAQHAGPAGTGETSDGRSLGELVGDIANDLTTLVKQEIELAKTEAKAEATKAGKGIGLVGGAGVAGHLALLFLSLALMFLLDSWMHTALAALIVTVLWLVAAGVMAMVGRKELKSMNPKLETTQKTLKEDAAWAKELKNS, encoded by the coding sequence GTGACCGATCAACAGACCCCGGGCGCGACGGCGTACGCCCCAGATGCGCAGCACGCAGGCCCCGCGGGCACCGGTGAGACCTCCGACGGCAGGTCCCTCGGCGAGCTCGTGGGCGACATCGCCAACGACCTCACGACGCTGGTGAAGCAGGAGATCGAGCTGGCGAAGACCGAGGCCAAGGCGGAGGCGACGAAGGCCGGCAAGGGGATCGGTCTCGTCGGAGGAGCCGGTGTCGCCGGCCACCTCGCCCTCCTCTTCCTGTCGCTGGCGCTGATGTTCCTCCTCGACTCCTGGATGCACACGGCCCTGGCGGCGCTGATCGTCACCGTGCTGTGGCTCGTGGCTGCCGGGGTGATGGCGATGGTCGGACGCAAGGAGCTGAAGTCGATGAATCCCAAGCTCGAGACAACCCAGAAGACTCTCAAGGAGGACGCGGCATGGGCCAAGGAACTGAAGAACAGCTGA
- a CDS encoding acyl-CoA thioester hydrolase/BAAT C-terminal domain-containing protein: protein MRFTDPEWLLAEPQAPTGTGVLLLAGSSGRVAAGRAELLARHGATVLAIRWFGGPGQQPGPYEVPLELFVDALDQLEPECERLALVGTSFGAEAALLVAALDGRVTATVAFAPSAYVWPGYGADRWTSHWTWQGSALPFVPLVEDWTPDSDPPAYRGWYDESLAAAGPEVVDAAAIPVERIGGRVVLVAGGDDQVWPAVDFAAAIADRRQRHLLATEVVVDPGAGHRTLLPGEAPVVGGQRMQRGGADGADRALGARAWPVIASALALRASDGG, encoded by the coding sequence GTGCGGTTCACCGACCCGGAGTGGCTGCTCGCCGAGCCGCAGGCCCCGACCGGGACGGGCGTGCTGCTGCTGGCCGGCTCGAGCGGACGGGTCGCCGCCGGGCGTGCCGAGCTGCTCGCGCGCCACGGTGCGACCGTGCTGGCGATCCGCTGGTTCGGCGGCCCCGGACAGCAGCCCGGTCCGTACGAGGTCCCGCTGGAGCTGTTCGTCGATGCGCTCGACCAGCTCGAGCCCGAGTGCGAGCGGCTGGCGCTGGTCGGGACCTCGTTCGGCGCCGAGGCTGCGCTCCTCGTCGCTGCGCTCGACGGGCGCGTGACGGCTACCGTGGCGTTCGCGCCGTCGGCGTACGTCTGGCCCGGGTACGGCGCCGACCGGTGGACGTCGCACTGGACCTGGCAGGGCTCGGCGCTGCCGTTCGTGCCACTCGTGGAGGACTGGACGCCGGACTCCGATCCGCCCGCTTACCGAGGCTGGTACGACGAGAGCCTGGCCGCGGCGGGCCCCGAGGTGGTCGACGCCGCGGCGATCCCGGTCGAGCGGATCGGCGGTCGGGTGGTGCTGGTGGCTGGCGGCGACGACCAGGTGTGGCCGGCCGTCGACTTCGCTGCCGCGATCGCCGATCGCCGACAGCGGCACCTACTCGCGACCGAAGTCGTCGTGGATCCGGGCGCCGGCCACCGGACGCTGCTGCCGGGTGAGGCACCGGTCGTGGGCGGTCAGCGGATGCAGCGCGGCGGGGCCGATGGCGCGGACCGGGCGCTGGGTGCCCGGGCGTGGCCGGTCATCGCGTCGGCGTTGGCTCTGCGGGCGTCAGACGGTGGGTGA
- a CDS encoding SigE family RNA polymerase sigma factor, with protein MSRRDRETQRDAEFTEYLAARQPSLLRTAYLLTGDRHQAEDILQTSLAKLYLAWDKVHDRGAVDAYVRRIMVNENNSLWRRAWKKREYATEVIPEGDPHHDQYDDGTNDRLWEVVQTLPPKARSVVVLRYYEQMAEAEVADALGISIGTVKSQCSRALAALRARVPAELHPRYGEESTS; from the coding sequence ATGAGCCGGAGGGACCGCGAAACACAGCGGGACGCCGAGTTCACCGAGTACCTCGCCGCCCGGCAGCCGAGCCTGCTGCGTACGGCGTACCTCCTCACCGGCGACCGTCACCAGGCCGAGGACATCTTGCAGACCTCGCTGGCGAAGCTCTACCTGGCGTGGGACAAAGTCCACGATCGCGGCGCCGTCGACGCCTACGTGCGCCGGATCATGGTCAACGAGAACAACTCGCTGTGGCGGCGCGCCTGGAAGAAGCGGGAGTACGCCACCGAGGTCATCCCCGAAGGCGACCCGCACCACGACCAGTACGACGACGGCACCAACGACCGGCTGTGGGAGGTCGTGCAGACCCTGCCGCCGAAGGCCCGGTCGGTCGTCGTCCTGCGCTACTACGAGCAGATGGCCGAGGCCGAGGTCGCTGACGCGCTCGGCATCTCGATCGGCACGGTCAAGTCCCAGTGCAGCCGGGCTCTCGCCGCTCTTCGCGCGCGGGTGCCCGCCGAGCTCCACCCCCGCTACGGCGAGGAGTCCACGTCATGA
- a CDS encoding glycoside hydrolase family 16 protein, producing the protein MYWSIRFALLACLATVLSAVAVVAGTMPSDAAGITLYRPQAREFSVVLTGRTHPNARVRIVRRADDGWKRVNVVRAGRLGRYRLVVLRPAAKPWVVRAVSGGVRSRQRTIATVPDPITDPPTDPTTDPTTDPTTDPTTDPTTDPTTDPTTDPTTDPTTDPTTEPAPPDDACGPRLQKADGTWWDCTFVDEFEGTELDGTRWLAQETSFSGVNNGPACIRKEPWTIEVSGGTLRLSAQRTAEQFTCKSPYGDFTTDRVSASVGTRDRFSQAYGRFAFRAKMADVRVPGSHSALWLYPSRHTYGSWPNSGEIDVAEWFSGVPDKVFPSVHYLGAVRNSHTGVDGLMPDANAFHTYVVEWTPTIMRFLYDGRLVYEHTANPALPLLGSQPFDKPFDIVLSQGWGQLWNAPTAGTPDRLTMTVDWVRAWK; encoded by the coding sequence ATGTACTGGAGCATTCGCTTCGCACTGCTCGCCTGTCTGGCCACGGTTCTGTCCGCGGTTGCGGTCGTGGCCGGCACGATGCCGTCCGACGCAGCCGGGATCACGCTGTATCGCCCGCAGGCCCGGGAGTTCTCCGTGGTTCTGACCGGCCGGACCCACCCGAACGCGAGGGTCCGCATCGTCCGCCGTGCAGACGACGGCTGGAAACGGGTGAACGTCGTCCGAGCCGGCCGCCTGGGTCGGTACCGGTTGGTCGTCCTCCGTCCGGCAGCGAAGCCGTGGGTGGTCCGGGCAGTCTCGGGTGGCGTGCGGAGCAGGCAGCGCACGATCGCTACCGTGCCGGACCCGATCACGGACCCGCCGACCGACCCGACGACCGACCCGACGACCGACCCGACGACGGACCCGACGACGGACCCGACGACGGACCCGACGACGGACCCGACGACGGACCCGACGACGGACCCGACGACGGACCCGACGACGGAGCCGGCCCCGCCGGACGATGCCTGCGGTCCTCGGCTGCAGAAGGCCGACGGCACCTGGTGGGACTGCACGTTCGTCGACGAGTTCGAGGGCACCGAGCTCGACGGCACCCGCTGGCTGGCGCAGGAGACGTCGTTCAGCGGCGTGAACAACGGTCCGGCGTGCATCCGGAAGGAGCCGTGGACCATCGAGGTCAGCGGCGGCACTCTTCGCCTGAGCGCTCAGCGCACGGCCGAGCAATTCACCTGCAAGAGCCCGTACGGCGACTTCACCACCGACCGGGTTTCCGCCTCGGTCGGGACCCGGGACCGGTTCTCCCAAGCGTACGGGCGGTTCGCCTTCCGGGCGAAGATGGCGGATGTCCGGGTTCCCGGGTCCCACTCGGCGCTGTGGCTCTACCCGAGTCGGCACACGTACGGCTCCTGGCCGAACTCAGGCGAGATCGATGTCGCGGAGTGGTTCAGCGGCGTGCCCGACAAGGTCTTCCCGTCGGTCCACTACCTCGGCGCAGTTCGCAACTCCCACACCGGCGTCGACGGCTTGATGCCGGATGCGAATGCGTTCCACACCTACGTGGTCGAGTGGACACCGACGATCATGCGGTTCCTGTACGACGGCCGGCTGGTCTACGAGCACACCGCGAATCCGGCGCTCCCGCTGCTCGGGTCCCAGCCGTTCGACAAGCCGTTCGACATCGTGCTCTCCCAGGGTTGGGGCCAGCTCTGGAACGCGCCGACCGCCGGCACTCCGGACCGGCTCACGATGACGGTCGACTGGGTCCGGGCCTGGAAGTGA
- a CDS encoding TolB-like translocation protein produces MNHPTDPTNPAPDESAWEVAMSRDFDARVRDLHEAPLDITSVKGKAHKIKRNRRAAVAGGVLGVAAIVTPIAVLANSTDDAGGRSPEFVEQTTDTAAPPANPDYLQGTTWHQADGDTVELDHEYQQAVQWGDRLVGTRSGPEVYLVTEVLDEDGNVIESMNTTSPVAINDTGTTIAWVEDNGQVMTAWDGGETAIGSVELAAPGETIAWTAAAISGGPDCNEDADGCVVYLNSNLDEDARAVSSDGINDIAADGAKRVFDSTSDGAVSVVTEVDDFGDTCGGIYETQTSAFRFETCDYQVQQFSPNGDFFIGTQSQFDGAGPSRIALVDAADGQTEVNSFERDGWIVGDWTWSPDGAVIFTAYEGGRWHLMAMTVDGDTTELAEPVRGDDFATGFRPIRH; encoded by the coding sequence ATGAACCACCCCACCGATCCCACCAACCCCGCCCCCGACGAATCCGCATGGGAGGTAGCGATGAGCCGCGACTTCGATGCGCGCGTCCGTGACCTCCACGAGGCGCCGCTCGACATCACCTCCGTGAAGGGCAAGGCCCACAAGATCAAGCGCAACCGTCGCGCCGCGGTCGCGGGCGGCGTCCTCGGTGTCGCCGCGATCGTCACGCCGATCGCGGTGCTGGCCAACAGCACCGACGACGCTGGCGGCCGCTCGCCCGAGTTCGTCGAGCAGACGACCGACACGGCGGCACCGCCCGCGAATCCGGACTACCTCCAGGGCACGACCTGGCACCAGGCCGACGGCGACACGGTCGAGCTCGACCACGAGTACCAACAGGCCGTCCAGTGGGGCGACCGACTCGTGGGCACCCGCAGCGGTCCGGAGGTCTACCTCGTCACCGAGGTGCTCGACGAGGACGGCAACGTCATCGAGTCGATGAACACCACCTCGCCGGTCGCCATCAACGACACGGGCACCACGATCGCCTGGGTCGAGGACAACGGGCAGGTGATGACCGCGTGGGACGGCGGCGAAACGGCGATCGGCTCGGTCGAGCTGGCAGCTCCCGGCGAGACCATCGCCTGGACGGCGGCCGCGATCTCCGGCGGGCCCGATTGCAACGAGGACGCAGACGGGTGCGTCGTCTACCTCAACTCCAACCTCGACGAGGACGCCCGCGCGGTGAGCTCGGACGGGATCAACGACATCGCGGCCGACGGCGCCAAGCGGGTCTTCGACTCGACATCGGACGGCGCCGTCAGCGTCGTCACCGAGGTCGATGACTTCGGCGACACCTGCGGCGGCATCTACGAGACGCAGACATCCGCCTTCCGCTTCGAGACGTGTGACTACCAGGTGCAGCAGTTCTCCCCCAACGGGGACTTCTTCATCGGCACGCAGAGCCAGTTCGACGGGGCCGGACCGAGCAGGATCGCCCTCGTCGACGCCGCGGACGGGCAGACGGAGGTGAACTCGTTCGAGCGCGACGGCTGGATCGTCGGCGACTGGACCTGGTCACCCGACGGCGCGGTCATCTTCACCGCCTACGAGGGCGGTCGGTGGCACCTGATGGCGATGACCGTCGACGGCGACACCACCGAGCTGGCCGAACCCGTCCGCGGCGACGACTTCGCGACCGGCTTCCGGCCGATCCGCCACTGA
- the rimI gene encoding ribosomal protein S18-alanine N-acetyltransferase, translated as MTLSVRPAEPEDVDAIADLELLAFPLDPWSPTLIGEGVAGRVPTTSYFVAEQDGRFAGYAAVSVVQDVAELQRIATAPRERRTGVAVALLAGVDGHAAAGGAERLLLEVRDDNVGALALYRREGFAEIARRAGYYRDGTDAVVLERFVRMTP; from the coding sequence GTGACGCTGTCCGTCCGCCCTGCCGAACCGGAAGACGTCGACGCGATCGCGGACCTCGAGCTGCTCGCCTTCCCGCTCGACCCGTGGTCGCCGACCTTGATCGGGGAGGGCGTCGCCGGCCGGGTGCCGACCACGTCCTACTTCGTTGCCGAGCAGGACGGTCGGTTCGCCGGCTACGCGGCGGTCAGCGTCGTGCAGGACGTCGCGGAGCTCCAGCGGATCGCCACGGCGCCGCGTGAACGTCGTACCGGTGTCGCGGTGGCTCTGCTCGCAGGTGTCGACGGGCATGCCGCCGCGGGCGGCGCCGAGCGGCTGCTCCTGGAGGTCCGCGACGACAACGTCGGGGCACTGGCGCTCTACCGACGAGAGGGTTTCGCGGAGATCGCGCGGCGGGCGGGCTACTACCGCGACGGCACCGACGCGGTGGTGCTCGAGCGGTTTGTGAGAATGACGCCGTGA